The DNA sequence ACAAAACCACCCccagtgaaaacactgttgctGGCCGTCCGTGGTACTTGCCCGTCTCTGAATATTCAGGGGGGCAGTATTCCTCTGTACCTGGAGGAAAGACATTTGTACGTTTATACTGGCAGggcatgttttctcttcaccgTTAGCATGTGCAACATGACAAGTTGGTCTGACCACTcacgaaagttaaaaatactgcagaaaatctCAGGCACCCTGATAATACATACCACTAAAGGTGCTGTACGGCATTTCATGCAGCAGGTCCCCGCAGCCGAAATCAATCAGAGTCACGTCCAGGTTGTCTGTGTTAACTAACAAGTTCTCCAGTTTGATGTCTCTATGAAGAACTCCGCGGCTGCAGCATTTGTCAGCAGCCTCGACGACCTGCTGCATCACGTGCCGTGCAAAGTTTTCGTCTAAGATGCCTCCACAGCGCTCCAAGTAGTCAAAGAGGTTCTCACAGGGCGAGGGGCACTGCAAGACCATAACATAATGGTCTGGAAActcctgccagtccagcagctcaatgATGTGGGGTGAGCTGGGACCCTTATTGGCAAGGACGGTCAGGCCGATTTCCAGGGGAACGGGTTCGGCGTGATCAGGCTAGCggaaagacagtttttaaatacagaaatgatttgcctgtctatgattaa is a window from the Puntigrus tetrazona isolate hp1 chromosome 1, ASM1883169v1, whole genome shotgun sequence genome containing:
- the LOC122348788 gene encoding serine/threonine-protein kinase pim-2-like: MVLQCPSPCENLFDYLERCGGILDENFARHVMQQVVEAADKCCSRGVLHRDIKLENLLVNTDNLDVTLIDFGCGDLLHEMPYSTFSGTEEYCPPEYSETGKYHGRPATVFSLGVVLYTLVCGYYPDHTDLDKIKNWLWYLPSLSKECSHLINACLHPNPEERMPLDRLLLHDWFNVIPKVVETRAPCYGHTGSAL